A genomic region of Streptomyces rimosus contains the following coding sequences:
- a CDS encoding helix-turn-helix domain-containing protein: MTSHSSEVRLKALSLLRSGSRNADVARALNVPLGTVSYWLHVDRSKRGACPGPHNPRCPRCDGRPLDEAAYSYLLALYLGDGHIIQYSQHRVPSLMIACGDVWPGLMNECEAAVRAVFPDNSVCRVRRTGCHNVKVYSKHLWCLFPQHGAGKKHDRPIVLEPWQQRIVDTHPWKFIRGLVHSDGCRITNWTTRMVGGQKKRYEYPRYFFTNKSDDIRKLCSDTLTKVGVEWTTLARGSDPFNISVAKRPSVALMDIHIGPKY, encoded by the coding sequence ATGACATCGCATAGCTCTGAAGTGCGCCTCAAAGCTCTGTCCCTGCTGCGTTCGGGGTCGAGGAACGCGGACGTCGCCCGGGCGCTCAACGTGCCGCTCGGTACGGTCAGCTACTGGCTGCACGTGGACCGCTCGAAACGCGGAGCGTGCCCAGGCCCGCACAATCCCCGGTGCCCTCGGTGCGACGGGCGCCCTCTCGATGAGGCCGCCTACTCCTACCTGCTGGCCCTCTACCTGGGCGACGGCCACATCATCCAGTACTCCCAGCATCGCGTCCCGAGCCTCATGATCGCCTGCGGCGACGTCTGGCCAGGTCTGATGAACGAGTGTGAAGCCGCTGTGCGCGCGGTCTTCCCGGACAATTCCGTATGCCGCGTGCGCCGGACCGGCTGCCACAACGTGAAGGTGTACTCCAAGCACCTCTGGTGTCTGTTCCCGCAGCACGGTGCCGGTAAGAAGCACGACCGGCCGATCGTCCTGGAGCCATGGCAGCAGCGCATCGTGGACACCCACCCGTGGAAGTTCATCCGCGGACTGGTCCATTCCGACGGCTGCCGCATCACGAACTGGACCACACGTATGGTCGGCGGCCAGAAGAAGCGCTACGAATATCCGCGCTACTTCTTCACCAACAAGTCCGACGACATCCGAAAGCTCTGCTCGGACACCCTCACCAAGGTGGGCGTCGAGTGGACGACACTCGCACGCGGCAGCGATCCGTTCAACATCTCCGTGGCCAAACGCCCCTCCGTAGCCCTCATGGACATCCACATCGGGCCGAAGTACTGA
- a CDS encoding ANTAR domain-containing response regulator, producing the protein MSAAEPEQPVADDDQSHVPPQTTRVVIAEDEALIRLDLKEMLEEEGYTVVGEAGDGEKAVELAREHRPDLVILDVKMPILDGISAAERIAEESIAPVLMLTAFSQRELVERARDAGAMAYLVKPFSKSDVVPAIEMAVSRFTELKTLEKEVADLTQRLETRKLVDRAKSVLQTQYGLTEPAAFRWIQKTSMDRRLSMQQVAEAVIEDAEEKKQKKEKEGKE; encoded by the coding sequence GTGAGCGCCGCCGAGCCCGAGCAGCCCGTCGCCGACGACGACCAGTCGCATGTCCCGCCGCAGACGACCCGTGTGGTCATTGCCGAGGACGAGGCCCTCATCCGTCTCGATCTCAAAGAGATGCTGGAGGAGGAGGGCTACACCGTCGTCGGTGAGGCCGGGGACGGGGAGAAAGCCGTGGAGCTGGCGCGGGAGCACCGGCCCGATCTGGTGATCCTGGACGTGAAGATGCCGATCCTGGACGGGATCTCCGCCGCGGAGCGGATCGCCGAAGAGAGCATCGCCCCGGTGCTGATGCTCACCGCGTTCTCGCAGCGCGAACTCGTGGAGCGGGCGCGGGACGCGGGGGCCATGGCGTACCTCGTCAAGCCGTTCAGCAAGAGTGATGTGGTGCCGGCGATCGAGATGGCCGTGAGCCGCTTCACGGAGCTGAAGACGCTGGAGAAGGAGGTCGCCGACCTCACCCAGCGGCTGGAGACCCGCAAGCTGGTGGACCGTGCGAAGAGCGTTCTGCAGACCCAGTACGGGCTGACCGAGCCGGCCGCGTTCCGCTGGATCCAGAAGACGTCGATGGACCGCCGGCTGTCCATGCAGCAGGTCGCCGAGGCCGTCATCGAGGACGCCGAGGAGAAGAAGCAGAAGAAGGAGAAGGAGGGGAAGGAGTAG
- a CDS encoding ABC transporter ATP-binding protein, whose product MTTPPLLQVEDLRVAYGKIEAVKGISFSVEAGQVVTLIGTNGAGKTTTLRTLSGLLKPLAGKITFDGAPLTGVPAHKIVERGLAHSPEGRRLFPRLTIAENLKLGAFLRKDTAGIEADIRRVYELFPILGERSRQASGTLSGGEQQMLAMGRALMSRPKLLMLDEPSMGLSPIMMQKIMDTIRELRNQGTTILLVEQNAQAALSLADHGHVMETGTVVLSGTGQELLHDESVRKAYLGED is encoded by the coding sequence ATGACCACGCCCCCGCTCCTCCAGGTCGAGGACCTGCGCGTCGCCTACGGCAAGATCGAAGCCGTCAAGGGCATCTCGTTCTCCGTCGAGGCCGGCCAGGTCGTCACCCTCATCGGCACCAACGGCGCCGGCAAGACCACCACCCTGCGCACCCTCTCCGGCCTGCTCAAACCCCTCGCCGGAAAGATCACCTTCGACGGCGCGCCGCTCACCGGCGTCCCCGCCCACAAGATCGTCGAACGCGGCCTCGCCCACTCCCCCGAAGGCCGCCGCCTCTTCCCCCGCCTGACCATCGCCGAGAACCTCAAGCTCGGAGCGTTCCTGCGCAAGGACACGGCCGGCATCGAGGCCGACATCCGGCGCGTCTACGAACTCTTCCCCATCCTCGGCGAACGCAGCCGCCAGGCGTCCGGCACCCTCTCCGGCGGCGAACAGCAGATGCTCGCCATGGGCCGCGCCCTGATGTCCCGGCCCAAGCTGCTCATGCTGGACGAGCCCTCCATGGGCCTGTCCCCCATCATGATGCAGAAGATCATGGACACCATCCGCGAGCTGCGGAACCAGGGCACCACCATCCTGCTGGTCGAACAGAACGCCCAGGCCGCCCTCTCCCTCGCCGACCACGGCCACGTCATGGAAACCGGCACCGTCGTCCTGTCCGGCACCGGCCAGGAACTGCTCCACGACGAATCGGTACGGAAGGCGTATCTGGGAGAGGACTGA
- a CDS encoding ABC transporter ATP-binding protein yields the protein MTTPTTIGTAGTVLEAAGVTMRFGGLTAVRGVDLTVRSGEIVGLIGPNGAGKTTFFNCLTGLYVPTEGTVSYRGTRLSRKPHLVTKAGIARTFQNIRLFANMTVLENTLVGHHTRTKEGLWSALLRGPGFRKAERSSEERALELLEFTGLAAKRDHLARNLPYGEQRKLEIARALASDPGLLLLDEPTAGMNPQETRATQDLVLAIRDQGTAVLVIEHDMRFIFNLCDRVAVLVQGEKLVEGTSEVVQADERVIAAYLGTPFEDAPGAAEAAEVRAAEEARGGAAPGPEDSPPDAASGPAAPEGGAR from the coding sequence ATGACCACACCCACCACCATCGGCACGGCCGGTACCGTCCTGGAAGCCGCCGGCGTCACCATGCGCTTCGGCGGCCTGACCGCCGTACGCGGCGTGGACCTCACCGTACGGAGCGGCGAGATCGTCGGCCTCATCGGCCCCAACGGCGCCGGCAAGACCACCTTCTTCAACTGCCTCACCGGCCTCTACGTCCCCACCGAGGGCACCGTCAGCTACCGGGGCACCCGCCTCTCCCGCAAACCCCACCTCGTCACCAAGGCCGGCATCGCCCGCACCTTCCAGAACATCCGCCTCTTCGCCAACATGACCGTCCTGGAAAACACCCTCGTCGGACACCACACCCGCACCAAGGAAGGACTCTGGTCCGCCCTCCTGCGCGGCCCCGGCTTCCGCAAAGCGGAACGCTCCTCCGAGGAACGCGCCCTCGAACTCCTGGAGTTCACCGGCCTCGCCGCCAAACGCGACCACCTCGCCCGCAACCTCCCGTACGGCGAACAGCGCAAACTGGAGATCGCCCGCGCCCTCGCCAGCGACCCCGGCCTCCTCCTGCTCGACGAACCCACCGCCGGCATGAACCCCCAGGAGACCCGCGCCACCCAGGACCTCGTCCTCGCCATCCGCGACCAGGGCACCGCCGTCCTCGTGATCGAGCACGACATGCGCTTCATCTTCAACCTCTGCGACCGCGTCGCCGTCCTCGTCCAGGGCGAAAAGCTCGTCGAAGGCACCTCCGAGGTCGTCCAGGCCGACGAACGCGTCATCGCCGCCTACCTGGGCACGCCGTTCGAGGACGCCCCCGGGGCCGCGGAGGCCGCGGAGGTACGGGCGGCGGAGGAGGCGCGGGGCGGAGCTGCGCCTGGGCCCGAGGACTCGCCCCCGGACGCCGCGTCCGGGCCCGCCGCCCCGGAAGGAGGCGCCCGATGA
- a CDS encoding branched-chain amino acid ABC transporter permease, whose translation MTTPPTTGAAPVHRPGVLPLPERGALLTTAAAALATAASTALVWTWSSEFPGDLTYYGSPAGLQLITLAGGILTLLFALSGLGVRGLGWLTPAGRTAPTLLSALATFAATWFTLAAIAVQLGGLVNLEPGGFIAGAAALAALLGALGLPADRTVPADRPTGPAPGAWQRFTGALAPVPLRKPVRALPAWGEILVIAAAIGAGLYVFTYGIDADDGPPFVGYLIFVALAAPALQRAGLTGRLSEITARHRGFALTAAFVAAACFPLTQETDQYTIIGANILVFATVALGLNVVVGLAGLLDLGYVAFLGVGAYAAALVSGSPESALGLHFPFWAALLTGAAASLVFGVLIGAPTLRLRGDYLAIVTLGFGEIFRIAMLNLNGTTGPDVTNGAMGIPNIPNLEIFGFNFGEPHTILGFTIATYGNYYLLMILVTAFVVLVFRRAAASRIGRAWIAIREDETAAVAMGINSFRLRLLAFALGAALAGLAGTVHVHIVTTATPEQFQFAGPTPPNSAFLLAAVILGGMGTLSGPLVGAALLFLIPAKLDFLQDYQLLLFGLALVLLMRFRPEGLIPDRRKQLEFHETGQLDVPPDTGLPERDQAIGGTQAKA comes from the coding sequence ATGACCACCCCACCCACCACCGGCGCCGCACCCGTGCACCGCCCCGGCGTCCTGCCCCTGCCCGAACGCGGCGCCCTGCTCACCACCGCGGCCGCCGCCCTCGCCACCGCCGCCTCCACCGCTCTCGTCTGGACCTGGAGCAGCGAGTTCCCCGGCGACCTCACCTACTACGGCTCCCCCGCCGGCCTGCAACTGATCACCCTCGCCGGCGGCATCCTCACCCTCCTCTTCGCCCTCTCCGGCCTCGGCGTCCGCGGCCTCGGCTGGCTCACCCCCGCCGGGCGCACCGCCCCCACCCTGCTCTCCGCCCTCGCCACCTTCGCCGCCACCTGGTTCACCCTCGCCGCCATCGCCGTACAGCTCGGCGGGCTGGTCAACCTCGAACCCGGCGGCTTCATCGCGGGCGCCGCCGCGCTCGCCGCGCTCCTCGGCGCCCTCGGCCTGCCCGCCGACCGCACCGTCCCCGCGGACCGGCCGACCGGCCCGGCACCCGGCGCCTGGCAGCGCTTCACCGGCGCCCTCGCGCCCGTACCGTTGCGCAAACCCGTCCGCGCGCTGCCCGCCTGGGGCGAGATCCTCGTCATCGCCGCCGCGATCGGCGCCGGACTGTACGTCTTCACATACGGCATCGACGCGGACGACGGTCCGCCCTTCGTCGGCTACCTGATCTTCGTCGCGCTCGCCGCACCCGCCCTCCAGCGCGCCGGACTCACCGGCCGCCTCAGCGAGATCACCGCCCGGCACCGCGGCTTCGCGCTGACCGCCGCCTTCGTCGCCGCCGCCTGCTTCCCCCTCACCCAGGAAACCGACCAGTACACGATCATCGGCGCCAACATCCTCGTCTTCGCCACCGTCGCCCTCGGACTGAACGTCGTCGTCGGCCTCGCCGGACTCCTCGACCTCGGGTACGTGGCGTTCCTCGGCGTCGGTGCCTACGCCGCCGCCCTGGTCTCCGGCAGCCCCGAATCCGCCCTCGGCCTGCACTTCCCGTTCTGGGCCGCGCTGCTCACCGGCGCCGCCGCCTCCCTCGTCTTCGGCGTCCTGATCGGCGCCCCCACCCTGCGGCTGCGCGGCGACTACCTCGCCATCGTCACCCTCGGCTTCGGCGAGATCTTCCGTATCGCCATGCTCAACCTCAACGGCACCACAGGACCCGACGTCACCAACGGCGCCATGGGCATCCCCAACATCCCCAACCTGGAGATCTTCGGCTTCAACTTCGGCGAGCCCCACACCATCCTCGGCTTCACCATCGCCACCTACGGCAACTACTACCTCCTGATGATCCTCGTCACCGCCTTCGTCGTCCTGGTCTTCCGTCGCGCCGCCGCCTCCCGCATCGGCCGCGCCTGGATCGCCATCCGCGAGGACGAGACCGCCGCCGTCGCCATGGGCATCAACAGCTTCCGGCTGCGCCTGCTCGCCTTCGCCCTCGGCGCCGCCCTCGCCGGACTCGCCGGCACCGTCCACGTCCACATCGTCACCACCGCCACCCCCGAGCAGTTCCAGTTCGCCGGCCCCACCCCGCCGAACTCCGCCTTCCTCCTCGCCGCCGTCATCCTCGGCGGCATGGGCACCCTCAGCGGCCCCCTGGTCGGCGCGGCCCTGCTCTTCCTCATCCCCGCCAAACTCGACTTCCTCCAGGACTACCAGCTGCTCCTGTTCGGCCTCGCGCTCGTCCTGCTCATGCGCTTCCGGCCGGAGGGCCTGATCCCGGACCGCAGGAAGCAGCTCGAATTCCACGAGACCGGCCAGCTCGACGTACCGCCCGACACCGGCCTGCCCGAACGGGACCAGGCCATCGGCGGCACCCAGGCGAAGGCGTGA
- a CDS encoding branched-chain amino acid ABC transporter permease has protein sequence MNELPQQLANGLILGAMYGLIAIGYTMVYGIVQLINFAHGEIFMVGGFGALTVFLLLPSGVNLLYALPLMLAGAVLVSVLVGVAAERFAYRPLRGAPRLAPLITAIGLSIALQQAVWKWYPEGNKARVFPQFKGDSFTILGATVQRGDIFVLIAAPVCMIALGFFVSRTRSGRAMQATAQDPDTAKLMGVNTDRIIVLAFAIGAAFAGVAAVAYGLRTGEVQFRMGFILGLKAFTAAVLGGIGNIYGAMLGGVVLGVAEALATGYVEEIPGMQQFGGGAWKDVWAFVLLILVLLLRPQGLLGERVADRA, from the coding sequence GTGAACGAACTGCCGCAACAGCTGGCCAACGGACTCATCCTCGGCGCGATGTACGGACTCATCGCGATCGGCTACACGATGGTCTACGGCATCGTCCAGCTCATCAACTTCGCCCACGGCGAGATCTTCATGGTCGGCGGCTTCGGCGCGCTGACCGTCTTCCTCCTCCTGCCCTCCGGCGTCAACCTCCTCTACGCGCTGCCGCTGATGCTGGCCGGGGCCGTGCTGGTCTCGGTCCTCGTCGGCGTGGCAGCGGAACGATTCGCCTACCGTCCGCTGCGCGGCGCGCCCCGCCTCGCCCCCCTCATCACCGCCATCGGCCTGTCCATCGCCCTCCAGCAGGCCGTCTGGAAGTGGTACCCCGAAGGCAACAAGGCCCGCGTCTTCCCCCAGTTCAAGGGCGACTCCTTCACCATCCTCGGCGCCACCGTCCAGCGCGGCGACATCTTCGTCCTCATCGCCGCCCCCGTCTGCATGATCGCCCTCGGCTTCTTCGTCTCCCGCACCCGCAGCGGCCGCGCCATGCAGGCCACCGCCCAGGACCCGGACACCGCCAAACTCATGGGTGTCAACACCGACCGGATCATCGTGCTGGCCTTCGCCATCGGCGCCGCCTTTGCGGGCGTCGCCGCCGTCGCCTACGGGCTGCGCACCGGTGAGGTGCAGTTCCGCATGGGCTTCATCCTCGGCCTCAAGGCGTTCACCGCCGCCGTGCTCGGCGGCATCGGCAACATCTACGGCGCCATGCTCGGCGGCGTCGTCCTCGGCGTCGCCGAAGCGCTCGCCACCGGCTACGTCGAGGAGATACCCGGCATGCAGCAGTTCGGCGGTGGCGCCTGGAAGGACGTCTGGGCCTTCGTCCTCCTCATCCTCGTACTCCTCCTGAGGCCACAGGGCCTGCTCGGCGAACGCGTCGCGGATCGGGCGTGA
- a CDS encoding branched-chain amino acid ABC transporter substrate-binding protein, translating into MLILTTAVTAGALTLTACGSRDEGSKGGEGSKTSVTIGLDAPITGELSALGLGIRNSAQLAVDNANKAGEVKGVTFKLEPLDDKAQANVGQQNATKLAGDKDVLGIVGPLNSSVAQSMQQVAQQNGVALISPANTTPDLTQGKDWKQNKRTRQFSTYFRTATTDEVQGAFDGQFAWEKGKFKNAYVIDDQKTYGAGLAASFKAQFTKLGGKVVGSEHVNPEDRDFKAVVAKVKAAKPDVVFYGGEYPAAGPLSQQLKDGGVTAPLMGGDGMYSADYIQLNKKAQGDYASSVGKPVEQLESAKKFIADYKAAGYKDRYEAYGGSTYDATWAVIQAVKKVVADNGGKLPSDARKKVVDALNKVSFDGVTGHVAFDQYGDTTNTMITAYQVDQGKWVARFSAEFKKFDKAGKS; encoded by the coding sequence TTGCTCATACTCACCACCGCGGTCACCGCAGGCGCCCTCACCCTGACCGCTTGCGGCTCCCGCGACGAGGGCTCGAAGGGCGGCGAGGGCTCGAAGACGTCCGTCACCATCGGGCTCGACGCCCCGATCACCGGCGAGCTCTCCGCCCTGGGCCTGGGCATCCGCAACTCCGCACAGCTCGCCGTCGACAACGCCAACAAGGCAGGCGAGGTCAAGGGCGTCACCTTCAAGCTCGAACCCCTCGACGACAAGGCGCAGGCCAACGTCGGCCAGCAGAACGCCACCAAACTCGCCGGCGACAAGGACGTCCTGGGCATCGTCGGCCCGCTGAACTCCAGCGTCGCCCAGTCCATGCAGCAGGTCGCCCAGCAGAACGGCGTGGCCCTGATCTCCCCCGCCAACACCACCCCGGACCTCACCCAGGGCAAGGACTGGAAGCAGAACAAGCGCACACGGCAGTTCTCCACCTACTTCCGCACGGCCACCACCGACGAGGTGCAGGGCGCCTTCGACGGCCAGTTCGCCTGGGAGAAGGGCAAGTTCAAGAACGCCTACGTCATCGACGACCAGAAGACCTACGGCGCGGGCCTCGCCGCCTCCTTCAAGGCCCAGTTCACCAAGCTGGGCGGCAAGGTCGTCGGCTCCGAGCACGTCAACCCCGAGGACCGCGACTTCAAGGCCGTGGTCGCCAAGGTCAAGGCCGCAAAGCCCGACGTGGTCTTCTACGGAGGCGAGTACCCCGCGGCCGGCCCGCTGAGCCAGCAGCTCAAGGACGGCGGCGTCACCGCCCCCCTGATGGGCGGCGACGGCATGTACAGCGCCGACTACATCCAGCTCAACAAGAAGGCCCAGGGAGACTACGCCTCCTCCGTGGGCAAGCCCGTCGAACAGCTCGAATCCGCCAAGAAGTTCATCGCCGACTACAAGGCCGCCGGCTACAAGGACCGCTACGAGGCGTACGGCGGCTCCACGTATGACGCCACCTGGGCCGTCATCCAGGCCGTCAAGAAGGTCGTCGCGGACAACGGCGGCAAGCTGCCCTCCGACGCCCGCAAGAAGGTCGTCGACGCCCTGAACAAGGTTTCCTTCGACGGCGTCACCGGGCATGTCGCCTTCGACCAGTACGGCGACACCACCAACACGATGATCACCGCGTACCAGGTCGACCAGGGCAAGTGGGTCGCCCGCTTCAGCGCCGAGTTCAAGAAGTTCGACAAGGCCGGCAAGAGCTGA
- a CDS encoding PaaI family thioesterase: MGEQSATKFPQEIIDQWAEPGLDLAALFSAGHLGTRMSVQVLEAAPERVVGTMPVEGNTQPYGLLHGGASAVLAETLGSVGAMLHGGPAKMAVGVDLNCTHHRGARSGLVTGVATPVHRGRSSATYEIVITDESDKRVCSARLTCMLRDVDASAYRN, translated from the coding sequence ATGGGCGAGCAGAGCGCGACCAAGTTTCCGCAGGAGATCATCGACCAGTGGGCCGAGCCGGGCCTGGACCTCGCCGCGCTGTTCTCCGCCGGACACCTCGGTACGCGCATGAGCGTGCAGGTCCTGGAGGCCGCGCCGGAGCGGGTCGTCGGCACCATGCCCGTCGAGGGCAACACCCAGCCGTACGGCCTGCTGCACGGCGGCGCGTCCGCGGTGCTCGCCGAGACCCTCGGCTCGGTCGGCGCGATGCTGCACGGCGGCCCCGCCAAGATGGCGGTCGGCGTCGACCTGAACTGCACCCACCACCGCGGCGCCCGCTCCGGCCTGGTCACCGGCGTCGCCACCCCCGTGCACCGCGGCCGCTCCTCCGCCACGTACGAGATCGTCATCACCGACGAGAGCGACAAGCGGGTGTGCAGCGCCCGGCTGACCTGCATGCTGCGCGACGTGGACGCGTCGGCGTACCGCAACTGA
- a CDS encoding FdhF/YdeP family oxidoreductase, with translation MAGKPPASDPIQDAPEVTAPEHSAVGLPAIKHALRVSRQQMGVRRTALTLLRVNQKDGFDCPGCAWPEPEHRHAAEFCENGAKAVAEEATLRRVTPEFFAAHPVSDLADRSGYWLGQQGRLTHPVYLPEGADRYEPVSWERAFDIIAEELTALDSPDEAVFYTSGRTSNEAAFLYQLFAREFGTNNLPDCSNMCHESSGSALTETIGIGKGSVLLEDLYKADLIIVAGQNPGTNHPRMLSALEQAKNGGAKIISINPLPEAGLERFKNPQTPRGLAGRGTALTDLFLQVRIGGDQALFRTLNRLILETEGAVDTAFIEEHTHGFEEFAAAARADTDWEATLAATGLTRAEIERALKMVLESRRTIVCWAMGLTQHKHSVPTIQEVVNFLLLRGNIGRPGAGVCPVRGHSNVQGDRTMGIFERPAPAFLDALEKEFGFAPPREHGFDVVRAIRALRDGDAKVFFAMGGNFVSATPDTEVTEAAVRRARLTVHVSTKLNRSHVVTGARALILPTLGRTERDVQAGGEQFVTVEDSMGMVHASRGRLAPASAHLLSEPAIVARLARRVLGEDSATPWEEFEKDYATIRDRIARVIPGFEDFNTKVARPGGFALPHAPRDQRTFPTATGKANFTAAPVEYPHLPEGRLLLQTLRSHDQYNTTIYGLDDRYRGIKNGRRVVLVNPEDARALGVADGSYTDLVSEWKDGTERRAPGFRVVHYPTARGCAAAYYPETNVLVPLDHTADTSNTPASKSLVIRLEPAAPEA, from the coding sequence ATGGCAGGCAAGCCGCCCGCGTCGGACCCGATCCAGGACGCGCCCGAGGTCACGGCACCGGAGCATTCCGCCGTCGGCCTGCCGGCCATCAAACACGCGCTGCGCGTGTCCCGGCAGCAGATGGGCGTGCGCCGTACGGCGCTCACGCTGCTCCGGGTCAATCAGAAGGACGGCTTCGACTGCCCCGGCTGCGCCTGGCCCGAGCCCGAGCACCGGCACGCGGCCGAGTTCTGCGAGAACGGCGCCAAGGCGGTGGCCGAGGAGGCCACGCTGCGCCGCGTCACCCCGGAGTTCTTCGCCGCCCACCCCGTCTCCGACCTCGCGGACCGCAGCGGCTACTGGCTCGGCCAGCAGGGCCGGCTGACCCACCCCGTATATCTGCCCGAGGGCGCCGACCGGTACGAGCCGGTGTCCTGGGAGCGGGCCTTCGACATCATCGCCGAGGAGCTGACCGCCCTCGACTCCCCCGACGAGGCCGTCTTCTACACCTCGGGGCGTACGAGCAACGAGGCCGCCTTCCTCTACCAGCTCTTCGCCCGCGAGTTCGGCACGAACAACCTGCCCGACTGCTCCAACATGTGCCACGAGTCCTCCGGCTCCGCGCTCACGGAGACCATCGGCATCGGCAAGGGCAGCGTCCTGCTGGAGGACCTGTACAAGGCCGATCTGATCATCGTCGCCGGGCAGAACCCGGGCACCAACCACCCCCGGATGCTGTCCGCGCTGGAGCAGGCCAAGAACGGCGGCGCGAAGATCATCTCGATCAATCCGCTGCCCGAGGCGGGCCTGGAGCGCTTCAAGAACCCGCAGACCCCGCGCGGCCTCGCCGGCCGCGGCACCGCCCTGACCGACCTCTTCCTCCAGGTGCGCATCGGCGGCGACCAGGCCCTCTTCCGTACGCTGAACCGGCTCATCCTGGAGACCGAGGGCGCGGTCGACACCGCGTTCATCGAGGAGCACACCCACGGCTTCGAGGAGTTCGCGGCGGCGGCCCGCGCGGACACCGACTGGGAGGCGACGCTCGCCGCCACCGGCCTGACCCGCGCGGAGATAGAGCGCGCCCTGAAGATGGTCCTGGAGTCGCGGCGCACGATCGTGTGCTGGGCCATGGGCCTGACCCAGCACAAGCACTCCGTCCCCACCATCCAGGAAGTCGTCAACTTCCTGCTGCTGCGCGGCAACATCGGCCGCCCCGGCGCCGGCGTCTGCCCCGTGCGCGGCCACAGCAACGTGCAGGGCGACCGCACGATGGGCATCTTCGAGCGCCCCGCGCCCGCCTTCCTGGACGCCCTGGAGAAGGAGTTCGGGTTCGCGCCGCCCCGTGAGCACGGCTTCGACGTCGTACGGGCCATCCGCGCCCTGCGCGACGGCGACGCCAAGGTCTTCTTCGCGATGGGCGGCAACTTCGTCTCCGCCACCCCGGACACGGAGGTCACCGAGGCCGCCGTGCGCCGCGCCCGCCTCACCGTCCACGTCTCCACCAAGCTCAACCGCTCCCACGTGGTCACCGGCGCCCGCGCCCTGATCCTGCCCACTCTGGGCCGTACGGAGCGCGACGTGCAGGCGGGCGGCGAGCAGTTCGTGACCGTCGAGGACTCCATGGGCATGGTGCACGCCTCCCGCGGCCGGCTGGCGCCCGCGAGCGCGCACCTGCTCTCCGAGCCGGCCATCGTCGCCCGCCTCGCCCGCCGCGTCCTCGGCGAGGACAGCGCCACGCCCTGGGAGGAGTTCGAGAAGGACTACGCCACGATCCGCGACCGGATCGCCCGCGTCATCCCCGGCTTCGAGGACTTCAACACCAAGGTCGCCAGGCCCGGTGGCTTCGCCCTCCCGCACGCCCCGCGCGACCAGCGCACGTTCCCCACCGCCACCGGCAAGGCCAATTTCACGGCCGCGCCCGTGGAGTACCCGCACCTGCCCGAGGGCCGGCTGCTTTTGCAGACGCTGCGCTCGCACGACCAGTACAACACCACGATCTACGGCCTCGACGACCGCTACCGCGGCATCAAGAACGGCCGCCGCGTCGTCCTGGTCAACCCCGAGGACGCCCGCGCGCTGGGCGTCGCCGACGGCTCGTACACCGACCTGGTCAGCGAATGGAAGGACGGCACGGAGCGGCGCGCCCCCGGCTTCCGCGTCGTCCACTACCCGACCGCGCGCGGCTGCGCGGCGGCGTACTACCCGGAGACCAACGTCCTGGTGCCGCTCGACCACACCGCCGACACCAGCAACACCCCCGCCTCCAAGTCCCTGGTGATCCGACTGGAGCCCGCGGCGCCCGAAGCCTGA